TGGTGCTGCGTTCGCGACTGACCGGCATGCACGAAGACCTGCAAGGCACCTTGCTGGTCGGCGCGGGCCTGGCGGCGCTTGTGGCCGGCACATTGCTGTACAAGCGCCGGGCGCCGGCAACGAATATCTGGCTGGCGACCGGCGCCCAGTCTTTCGCCGGCGCCATCGCCGTGCTGCCGTTCGCAGTCGCCCTGGAGGGCGAAATGCCGGTCCACTACACACCTTCCCTGTTCTGGAGCCTCGCTTACATGATCGTCGCCGTATCGATAGGCGCATTCGGGCTTTGGTTCACCATTCTTGAACGGTCCAGCGCAACGGCCGCCAGCGCGCTGCATTTCCTGATGCCGCCGCTCGGGCTGTTGTTCGGTTGGGCCGTATTGGGTGAACCGGTGGCTGTCATGGACCTGACGGGTATCGTTCCGATCGCGCTTGGAATATGGCTGGTCACACGGCCAGCGCAGCCTGCGCGCTGACACACCGCTGCAAAAATTCCCAGCGAAAAAGCGCCAGGATGTCGTTGCTCGTCATCGGTGGAACGTCGACTCATTCTCATTGCGTTGCTGTTTAACTTTCCATATCGCGCTCGCAAAGCCATTTACCAAATGCATGGCAGGGGTATGCTGGCGCGCCGTGCGATGGTAGTCTCCCGGGATTCGGTAAGGAGTCCATCATGCAAGGCGACAAGAAGGTCATCGAATTCCTCAACGCACAGTTGAAAAACGAGCTGAC
The sequence above is a segment of the Bordetella genomosp. 9 genome. Coding sequences within it:
- a CDS encoding DMT family transporter, with product MKSACTTVSPSQPNEMRVAWGPVAMFCVLWSSSFAAAKIALRDCPPLTLLTVRFCIAGVLMLAMAWMAGGMRRPGWRQLGLLAVLGILNNALYLGLSWAGMATVSSAFAAVITSTNPLLIGAIAGPVLGERVTWRAIAGLILGLFGVAVVLRSRLTGMHEDLQGTLLVGAGLAALVAGTLLYKRRAPATNIWLATGAQSFAGAIAVLPFAVALEGEMPVHYTPSLFWSLAYMIVAVSIGAFGLWFTILERSSATAASALHFLMPPLGLLFGWAVLGEPVAVMDLTGIVPIALGIWLVTRPAQPAR